A single genomic interval of Crateriforma spongiae harbors:
- a CDS encoding LON peptidase substrate-binding domain-containing protein, giving the protein MHDWSDITNLPDDFDQRVRMFPLPELVVFPHAMQPLHIFEPRYCDMLRDALASDHLIAMATVKSGKSIDLKSGKSPVVGPAVEETLCIGRIVSHTELEGDRHNILLVGMKRATMIDEIDTGRTFRTASVDVMDDYYPPANVALRNELKDDLLRAFASIIPQSANVQKNLHDLMAGQMTLGPITDIISYTMPFEVDEKIQLLAEPDVDKRAALLIQYLRSGKIQLHSVSIEEQQEQKSQSVGSMIRANRSDQFPPPFSMN; this is encoded by the coding sequence ATGCACGACTGGTCTGATATCACCAATTTGCCAGACGATTTCGACCAGCGGGTTCGCATGTTCCCGCTGCCGGAATTGGTCGTGTTTCCTCATGCAATGCAGCCGCTGCACATTTTCGAACCGCGATACTGTGACATGCTGCGTGATGCCTTGGCATCGGATCATTTGATCGCGATGGCAACGGTGAAGTCCGGCAAAAGCATCGATTTGAAATCGGGCAAGTCGCCGGTCGTCGGGCCCGCGGTCGAAGAAACATTGTGCATCGGACGGATCGTTTCACACACCGAATTGGAAGGCGATCGGCACAACATCCTTTTGGTGGGAATGAAACGCGCGACGATGATCGATGAAATCGATACCGGTCGCACGTTCCGTACGGCGTCGGTCGATGTGATGGACGACTACTATCCGCCGGCCAACGTCGCCCTTCGTAATGAATTGAAAGACGATCTGTTGCGTGCCTTCGCGTCGATCATCCCCCAGAGCGCCAACGTGCAGAAAAACCTGCACGATCTGATGGCGGGGCAAATGACTCTGGGCCCCATCACGGACATCATCAGTTACACGATGCCGTTCGAAGTGGACGAAAAGATTCAGTTGTTGGCCGAACCCGACGTCGACAAGCGAGCGGCTTTGCTGATTCAGTATCTACGCAGCGGAAAAATTCAGCTGCATTCGGTTTCGATCGAAGAACAGCAGGAACAGAAATCACAATCGGTCGGCAGCATGATACGCGCCAACCGAAGCGATCAGTTCCCGCCGCCGTTCAGCATGAACTGA
- a CDS encoding adenine phosphoribosyltransferase — translation MESLRQYVRDIPDFPKPGILFRDITPMLANPEALTAAVDAMAAPFIDAGVEVIAAAEARGFIFAAPLAMKLNAGFVPIRKPGKLPFDMHSFAYELEYGTDELQVHVDGVKKGQRVLLVDDLLATGGTMEACCRLLEKCDAEIVGCSFLIHLEVLGGAARLSPYQVQSVLTYGQDDEEAELSIQNRQPGPSV, via the coding sequence ATGGAATCACTTCGCCAATACGTCCGAGACATTCCGGATTTCCCCAAACCGGGCATCTTGTTCCGAGACATCACGCCCATGCTGGCGAATCCCGAAGCCCTGACGGCTGCGGTCGATGCGATGGCGGCCCCCTTTATCGATGCCGGCGTGGAAGTCATCGCGGCGGCCGAGGCTCGCGGTTTCATCTTTGCGGCGCCGTTGGCGATGAAGCTGAACGCCGGTTTCGTGCCGATCCGGAAACCCGGCAAACTGCCGTTTGACATGCACTCCTTTGCCTACGAACTGGAATATGGCACCGATGAACTGCAGGTTCACGTCGACGGTGTGAAAAAGGGCCAACGGGTGCTGTTAGTCGATGACCTATTGGCCACCGGTGGCACGATGGAAGCGTGTTGTCGTTTGTTGGAAAAGTGCGACGCCGAAATCGTCGGCTGCTCTTTCTTGATTCATCTAGAGGTCCTCGGCGGCGCCGCACGTTTGTCACCCTATCAAGTCCAATCGGTCTTGACATACGGACAGGATGATGAGGAAGCCGAACTGAGTATCCAAAATCGTCAACCGGGTCCGTCGGTCTAG